The Salinibaculum sp. SYNS191 genome has a window encoding:
- a CDS encoding cupin domain-containing protein produces the protein MSYTTVRYDEVEPRAPGMHFLRDALDCENLGVTVLDVDSGWTGKEHDHTHDSQEEVYLLLDGSGKLTVDGADVPLQPGTAVRVDPASTRRLSFDRDSLLVIAGAP, from the coding sequence ATGTCGTACACGACAGTCCGCTACGACGAGGTCGAACCGCGCGCGCCGGGGATGCACTTCCTCCGTGACGCACTCGACTGCGAGAACCTCGGCGTCACCGTGCTGGACGTCGACTCCGGCTGGACCGGCAAGGAGCACGACCACACCCACGACTCCCAGGAGGAGGTCTACCTGCTACTCGACGGCTCCGGCAAGCTCACCGTCGACGGCGCGGACGTCCCGCTCCAGCCCGGTACCGCCGTCCGCGTCGACCCCGCCTCGACCCGACGGCTCTCCTTCGACCGGGACAGCCTGCTGGTCATCGCGGGCGCACCGTAG
- a CDS encoding saccharopine dehydrogenase family protein: MSDDSQTVLVYGAYGYTGELVTRAAVDAGLDPIVAGRRKGPLRSLAAELDLDHRAFDLDGPVAASLQDVDVVAHCAGPFVDTYKSMVDGCLAAGTHYLDITGEIPVLEGIARYDDLAADAGLMFLPGAGFDVVPSDCLAARLHDRLPDADRLTLVFDVGDMEASAGTLKTMIEGLGEGSAVREDGAIRSVPLGERTRVIDTGRGPQTMTAFPWGDVATAYHSTGIPNVEVYVPVSQNSLRALRASNVLSPVLTSGPVKRVLKWLVERTVKGPDERKRETGSATFWGEATDGTETVRSRVHTPETYRFTAASVVEILSRIVDGDVTPGYQTPASAYGPDLVLSIDGCSFEDVD, from the coding sequence ATGAGCGACGACTCCCAGACCGTCCTGGTCTACGGGGCGTACGGCTACACCGGCGAACTGGTCACCCGCGCCGCCGTCGACGCCGGCCTCGACCCGATTGTCGCCGGCCGACGGAAGGGGCCGCTTCGGTCGCTGGCGGCCGAACTCGACCTCGACCACCGGGCGTTCGACCTGGACGGCCCCGTCGCCGCCTCCCTCCAGGATGTCGACGTCGTGGCCCACTGCGCCGGCCCGTTCGTGGACACCTACAAGTCGATGGTCGACGGCTGTCTCGCCGCGGGAACTCACTACCTGGACATCACCGGCGAGATACCGGTCCTGGAGGGCATCGCGCGCTACGACGACCTGGCGGCCGACGCCGGCCTGATGTTCCTGCCCGGGGCCGGGTTCGACGTGGTCCCCTCCGACTGCCTCGCTGCGCGGCTCCACGACCGCCTGCCCGACGCGGACCGGCTGACGCTGGTCTTCGACGTCGGCGACATGGAGGCGTCGGCGGGAACGCTCAAGACGATGATCGAGGGGCTCGGCGAGGGCTCGGCCGTCCGCGAGGACGGCGCCATCCGGTCGGTCCCCCTCGGCGAGCGGACGCGCGTGATAGACACCGGTCGGGGACCGCAGACGATGACGGCCTTTCCGTGGGGCGACGTCGCGACCGCGTACCACAGCACCGGCATCCCGAACGTCGAGGTGTACGTGCCGGTCTCGCAGAACAGTCTTCGCGCGCTCCGGGCGTCGAACGTCCTCTCCCCCGTGCTCACGTCGGGGCCGGTCAAACGGGTGCTCAAGTGGCTCGTCGAGCGGACCGTCAAGGGGCCGGACGAGCGGAAACGCGAAACCGGGTCCGCGACGTTCTGGGGCGAGGCGACGGACGGGACCGAGACCGTCCGGTCGCGCGTGCACACCCCCGAGACTTACCGATTCACCGCGGCGTCGGTCGTGGAAATCCTCTCGCGAATCGTGGACGGCGACGTGACGCCGGGCTACCAGACGCCGGCGTCGGCGTACGGCCCGGACCTGGTGCTGTCGATAGACGGCTGCTCGTTCGAGGACGTCGACTGA
- a CDS encoding succinylglutamate desuccinylase/aspartoacylase family protein: MTAAEPFTYQGGRVDPGETQNLRYTVTETYLGDPVRMPVTIVNGDRPGPTVFLSAAAHGDELNGVEVVREVAHEWDHTGLKGTLVCLPVLNVPGFIAQQRYLPIYDRDLNRSFPGDPESTSAKRMAHSIFHNFIEPCDYGLDFHTSTRGRTNMLHVRADMADDAVARVANAFASNVIIDKEGPSGTLRGEATEAGTPAITIEMGEAHRFQREFIDPALGGVRSVLAEFSMLDTATVAWPGWRTVIAGSAEKTWIRADAGGLVDMHADRGELVHEGERIATIGNPFKTDDTEVRAPFTGLLVGVLENPVVYPGNPLCHLVKLDERTLRAIERNNY; the protein is encoded by the coding sequence ATGACAGCCGCCGAGCCGTTCACGTACCAGGGTGGACGGGTCGACCCCGGTGAGACGCAGAACCTCCGGTACACCGTCACTGAGACGTATCTCGGCGACCCCGTCCGGATGCCGGTGACCATCGTCAACGGCGACCGGCCGGGACCGACGGTGTTCCTCTCGGCGGCCGCCCACGGCGACGAACTCAATGGCGTGGAGGTGGTCAGGGAGGTGGCCCACGAGTGGGACCACACCGGCCTCAAGGGGACGCTCGTCTGCCTGCCGGTCCTGAACGTCCCCGGATTCATCGCACAGCAGCGGTACCTCCCCATCTACGACCGCGACCTCAACCGGTCGTTCCCGGGCGACCCCGAGAGCACGAGCGCCAAGCGGATGGCCCACAGCATCTTCCACAACTTCATCGAGCCCTGCGACTACGGGCTGGACTTCCACACCTCCACGCGCGGCCGGACGAACATGCTCCACGTCCGGGCGGACATGGCCGACGACGCCGTCGCCCGCGTCGCCAACGCCTTCGCCTCGAACGTCATCATCGACAAGGAGGGCCCCAGCGGCACGCTCCGCGGGGAGGCGACCGAGGCGGGCACACCGGCCATCACCATCGAGATGGGCGAGGCACACCGCTTCCAGCGGGAGTTCATCGACCCCGCGCTCGGCGGCGTCCGGAGCGTCCTCGCGGAGTTCAGCATGCTCGACACCGCGACGGTCGCCTGGCCCGGCTGGCGGACGGTCATCGCCGGCTCCGCCGAGAAGACCTGGATTCGCGCCGACGCCGGCGGCCTGGTCGACATGCACGCCGACCGCGGCGAACTCGTCCACGAGGGCGAACGCATCGCGACCATCGGCAACCCGTTCAAGACCGACGACACGGAGGTCCGAGCGCCCTTCACGGGACTGCTCGTCGGCGTGCTGGAGAACCCGGTGGTCTACCCCGGAAACCCGCTGTGTCACCTCGTCAAACTCGACGAGCGGACGCTGCGGGCAATCGAGCGCAACAATTACTGA
- a CDS encoding RimK/LysX family protein: MDDEGSVTVGVLGLHSSKETKAILNAVEALGHGTEWYRRANTAISVEDGDLTLEPDVDIVANRLLLSTSAHPAEELGLAQLFDHVRPMLNRPGAVTTAMHKFATAAALAEADVPIPDALMALAGDRLNDARRQFGEQAVYKTAIGTHGGGAWKVDLDDPVNPRVGDRQAFLQRFVDSPGETRDARVYIVGGTIIGAMYRKAPEGEWRTNVSLGSDVEDATDDLPENAKEMARQAAEAVGLDYAGVDLIENGGGWVVLETNPTAGFRGLFEATGTSPAPYIAKLAIERAGGTVDDEQVAKLSGTLDDSMPTCAPRKKREGPTEPSVIGYIEEVVVSGTRGSENVLAKSDTGATRTSIDAQLAAEIGTGPIKDIVRVRSGSVKGGKARPVVDVVVGVGGTQHTVTASVEDRGHMDYPLLLGRDILEHYHVDVTRKVDEEGGEREEEEEEEGEE; encoded by the coding sequence ATGGACGACGAGGGATCTGTCACTGTCGGCGTGCTCGGCCTCCACAGCAGCAAGGAGACGAAGGCTATTCTCAACGCAGTCGAGGCGCTCGGCCACGGAACCGAGTGGTACCGACGCGCGAACACCGCAATCAGCGTCGAGGACGGCGACCTGACGCTCGAACCGGACGTGGACATCGTCGCGAACCGGCTCCTGCTGTCGACGAGCGCCCACCCCGCGGAGGAACTCGGGCTGGCACAGCTGTTCGACCACGTCCGCCCGATGCTGAACCGGCCGGGTGCGGTCACGACGGCGATGCACAAGTTCGCCACCGCGGCCGCACTGGCCGAAGCGGACGTCCCCATTCCCGACGCCCTGATGGCGCTGGCCGGCGACCGGCTCAACGACGCTCGCCGGCAGTTCGGCGAACAGGCCGTCTACAAGACCGCAATCGGGACCCACGGCGGCGGTGCCTGGAAGGTCGACCTGGACGACCCCGTCAACCCCCGCGTCGGCGACCGGCAGGCGTTCCTCCAGCGGTTCGTCGACAGCCCGGGCGAGACCCGCGACGCCCGCGTCTACATCGTCGGCGGGACGATCATCGGCGCGATGTACCGCAAGGCACCGGAAGGCGAGTGGCGGACCAACGTCTCGCTGGGCAGCGACGTCGAGGACGCGACCGACGACCTCCCCGAGAACGCGAAGGAGATGGCCCGTCAGGCCGCCGAGGCGGTCGGACTCGACTACGCGGGTGTCGACCTCATCGAGAACGGCGGCGGCTGGGTCGTCCTGGAGACGAACCCGACCGCCGGGTTCCGCGGGCTCTTCGAGGCGACGGGCACCAGCCCCGCGCCCTACATCGCGAAACTCGCAATCGAACGCGCCGGCGGGACCGTCGACGACGAGCAGGTCGCCAAACTGTCGGGCACGCTCGACGACTCCATGCCCACCTGTGCGCCCCGCAAGAAGCGCGAGGGACCGACCGAGCCGAGCGTCATCGGCTACATCGAGGAGGTCGTCGTCAGCGGGACCCGCGGCAGCGAGAACGTCCTCGCGAAGTCTGACACCGGCGCGACGCGGACCAGCATCGACGCGCAACTGGCCGCCGAAATCGGGACCGGCCCCATCAAGGACATCGTCCGCGTCCGCTCGGGCAGCGTCAAGGGCGGGAAGGCCCGCCCCGTCGTGGACGTCGTCGTCGGCGTCGGCGGCACCCAGCACACCGTCACCGCCAGCGTCGAGGACCGCGGCCACATGGACTACCCGCTCCTGCT